In Micromonospora inyonensis, the genomic window TGATCCTGGTCTTGACCGCGTGCGCCACCCTCGTGGTCGGTAACGACGGCCTGACCGCGATCCGGCAGTGGGCGGCCCGGACTCCGCAGGACGTGTTGCACCGCCTCGGCGCCCGCCGTAACCCACTGACCGGCCGCTATCTGGTGCCCAGCGAGCGCACCTTCCGGCGGGTCCTGGCCGCGGTCGACGGCGACGCTCTCGACGCGGCGACCTGCGGCTACACGGCCGACGTGCTGCGTGGCGACGTCCCGGCCCCGCAGATCCCCACCGCCACCGACGAGCCCGCCGAGCGTGAACAGCGCCGCGCCGCGACGCGGGCGGTGACCCACCCCGCACCGGCCGGGCTGCTGCCCGCGGTCGCGATCGACGGGAAACTGCTGCACGGCACCCGCACCGAGACCGGGCAGGTGTTCCTGGTCGCCGCGGTCACGCATGACCGGGCGGTGATCCTGGGCCAGCGCCAGGTCGCCGGCAAGCGCGGCGAGACCACCGTGACCGAAAATCTGCTCGCCCCGTTGGATGTGGCCGGCATGCTGCTCACCCTGGACGCCCTGCACACCACGAAGAAGACCGCCCGGCTGATCACCGGACCGTTGAACGCCCACTATCTGCTGATCTTGAAGGGGAATCAGCCGCTCGCCCTGCAGGCCGCCCAGGCGCTGCTGTCCGGCACCGACACAGTCTTCACCGGCAGCATGAACATCGACTCCGATCGCGGGCACGGACGCACCGAACGCCGCACGATCCGCGTCGCACCATGTGACGGCCGGCTGTTCCCCGGCGCCCGGCAAGTGTTCCGGCTCCGCCGTGACACCGGCGGACTCGACGGCGTGCGCACCAGCAAACAGATCATCTACGGCATCGTCAGCCTCGATGCCGAACAGGCCAGCCCGCAGCACCTCAACGCCTATGCGAGAGGACACTGGTCTGTTGAAAATCGTCTGCATTGGATCCGAGACGTCACCTTCAGCGAGGACGATTCCCAACTCAGGACGAGTGCGGCGCCCCGCAACCTGGCCGCCATGCGCAACCTGGCCATGAACACCTTCCGCCTCGCCGGGCGCGTCAACATCGCCCACGCCCGCCGCGACCTCCACGACCGCGCCGACGCCTTCGCCGC contains:
- a CDS encoding ISAs1 family transposase, coding for MTSSSLIDPVVDHLADLALWEAELAAVSADPLRVVSPLAARLAQVPDPRRPRGLRHPLLVILVLTACATLVVGNDGLTAIRQWAARTPQDVLHRLGARRNPLTGRYLVPSERTFRRVLAAVDGDALDAATCGYTADVLRGDVPAPQIPTATDEPAEREQRRAATRAVTHPAPAGLLPAVAIDGKLLHGTRTETGQVFLVAAVTHDRAVILGQRQVAGKRGETTVTENLLAPLDVAGMLLTLDALHTTKKTARLITGPLNAHYLLILKGNQPLALQAAQALLSGTDTVFTGSMNIDSDRGHGRTERRTIRVAPCDGRLFPGARQVFRLRRDTGGLDGVRTSKQIIYGIVSLDAEQASPQHLNAYARGHWSVENRLHWIRDVTFSEDDSQLRTSAAPRNLAAMRNLAMNTFRLAGRVNIAHARRDLHDRADAFAAYGI